One Ornithinicoccus hortensis genomic window, GCTCCTGTCAGTGGCGCCCCGGCGAGGGCGAGGGTGTCGCTGACGAATGTACGGGCTGCCGGTCGCAGTGTCTCGGCTGCCTCCAGGAAGAGGGCCCGTGCCGCGTTGCCCGGCCACCCCTGCGGGAGCACCCCCGCGGGCAGCTCCGGGTCGATGAAGAGGAAACTGCGCCACCGGTGCACCAGCTCGGCACGGATCGGGTAGGCCTCCTCCGGGGTCAGGTCGGCACGGCCGCCGGCCACCAGCTCGGCATACCGGTCGAGGAACCCGTGGTAGCGCGCCGCCAGGTCGGTCAGGTCCCACGCCTGGGCAGCCAGCGTGGCCGGCTCGCCCAGGTGGTCGGCCGCGAAGGACTGCCAACCGACCCCGAGCGGCCCCAGCGCGGACTCCAGCTCCGGGTTGGGATGGGCCGCCACCCAGGTCTGGGCCGCCAGACG contains:
- a CDS encoding PaaX family transcriptional regulator, whose translation is MRARSAVFDLYGDHLTEFGSWAPISSVVTLLGSCGIRPAATRTAVSRMVTQDWLAPARRNGVRGYLATPAATARLAAAHQRIYRPVEVPWDGRWRVIVLDRAGDRAQRDRVAATLGYLGYGRLAAQTWVAAHPNPELESALGPLGVGWQSFAADHLGEPATLAAQAWDLTDLAARYHGFLDRYAELVAGGRADLTPEEAYPIRAELVHRWRSFLFIDPELPAGVLPQGWPGNAARALFLEAAETLRPAARTFVSDTLALAGAPLTGAE